In Oreochromis aureus strain Israel breed Guangdong linkage group 20, ZZ_aureus, whole genome shotgun sequence, the following are encoded in one genomic region:
- the erbb3b gene encoding receptor tyrosine-protein kinase erbB-3b isoform X3, giving the protein MEQWRVILLGVILSWRLRTSSQTHEEVCPGTQNGLSSTGSQENQYNLIRNRYYGCEIVMGNLEITQIESNWDFSFLKRIREVTGYVLIAMNHFQEIPLGQLRVIRGNSLYERRFALSIFLNYPKDGSNGLQQLGLANLTEILEGGVQIINNKYLSYGPWIFWQDIVRDSSAPIDIKYNGKKGPCHKSCGDYCWGPNEKQCQILTKTVCAPQCNGRCFGTSPRDCCHIECAAGCKGPQDVDCFACRHFNDSGACVPQCPRALIYNKQTFQMETNPNAKYQYGSICVSQCPTHFVVDGSSCVSACPSDKMEVEKEGQRKCELCSGLCPKVCEGTGAEDRQTVDSSNINSFINCTKIQGSLHFLVTGIMGDDFKNIPPLDAKNLEVFRTVREITDFLNIQSWPKELNDLSVFSSLTTIQGRTLYNHFSLTVMRVPTLTSLGLRSLKEISDGSMYISLNSNLCYHHTVNWTQLFRGRRVRGNNLSNNKPLAECVAEGHVCDQLCSDAGCWGPGPEQCLSCRNYSRDGTCVHSCHFYNGAPREFAGPDGECTACHSECKAQSGKVTCTGPGSDDCVACASFQDGPFCMSSCPTGINDGQKGLIFKYPNRKGHCQPCHHNCTQGCIGPGLKDCLETARLAVSSGQITGIALGVPAGLIFCLVLFFLGMLYHRGLAIRRKRAMRRYLESGESFEPLGPGEKGTKVHARLLRPSELKKAKSLGVGVFGTVHKGFWTPEGETVKIPVAIKTIQDSSGRQTFTEITDHMLSMGSLDHPYIVRLLGICPGASLQLVTQLSPQGSLLEHIRQKKNSLDPQLLLNWCVQIAKGMYYLEEHCMVHRNLAARNILLKNDYQVQISDYGVADLLYPDDKKYVYTDTKTPIKWMALESILFRRYTHQSDVWSYGVTVWEIMSFGAEPYASVSPQEVPGLLEKGERLSQPHICTIDVYMVMVKCWMIDENIRPTFKELASDFTRMARDPPRYLVIKLEGEEPVSDATHRRESERGLLDAGLEEQDEEGLEDGLVTPPLQHSPSWSVSRSRINSCRSGTYQPGPIGYLPMTTSPADSFRQLWFHRSRLSSVRTLPERLEFRGISREAEVHEEGLRTGSLHRARIDSERSNRRVPISQQRKLSTASSPPSYKVWTAEEEEEVDSYGYVLPGSPSTPERVQVSRISHSGQRNSRLKDNLLFMVINPTKEYEIMNMEESAPPRLASSISRQEDDPTVGICCKTPPLPSPTFRALLPIEDIAHKETLPPDSAVRRNTVHEACEGTAEERINSAEKHPLTSDITSDIRAVDDPGEPAQGNGRYEYMDIRHSDSTEGDESSQERRGSQTSAKSAAEEQEIHQTVEVLKKEHKEEEETEETQNTNKKATLSSTAMPRPDVLKAGGEKVEEYEEMNRFGVVPSRCKEAEYQNLPVKGRVICEEMGSGRCTEIGEYIKVCAGVGEPASNTSFDNPDYWHSRLFLKPDAVRT; this is encoded by the exons ATGGAGCAGTGGCGAGTCATTTTACTGGGAGTGATTTTATCTTGGAGGCTTCGAACATCATCTCAAACGCATGAAG AAGTGTGTCCAGGGACGCAGAATGGACTCAGTTCCACGGGCTCTCAGGAGAACCAGTACAATCTGATTAGAAACCGGTATTATGGCTGTGAGATTGTAATGGGAAACCTGGAGATCACACAGATTGAGAGTAACTGGGACTTCTCCTTCCTCAAG AGAATCCGTGAGGTGACTGGCTATGTCCTCATTGCTATGAACCACTTTCAAGAGATTCCTCTGGGCCAACTGCGCGTCATCAGAGGAAACAGCCTGTATGAAAGACGTTTTGCTCTATCGATCTTCCTCAACTACCCCAAGGACGGCTCCAACGGCCTACAACAGCTGGGACTCGCAAACCTGACGG AGATTCTGGAGGGAGGGGTGCAGATTATCAATAACAAATACCTGAGTTATGGTCCCTGGATCTTCTGGCAGGATATTGTCCGGGACAGCAGCGCTCCTATTGATATCAAATACAATGGAAAGAAAG GCCCATGCCATAAATCTTGCGGAGATTATTGCTGGGGACCAAACGAAAAGCAATGCCAGATCT TGACTAAGACGGTGTGCGCTCCACAGTGTAACGGCCGCTGCTTTGGCACAAGCCCGAGGGACTGCTGTCACATAGAGTGTGCAGCAGGATGTAAAGGCCCCCAAGATGTGGACTGTTTT GCATGTCGTCACTTCAATGACTCCGGAGCCTGTGTGCCACAGTGTCCCCGGGCTCTGATCTATAACAAGCAGACGTTTCAAATGGAAACCAACCCTAATGCCAAGTACCAATACGGATCCATCTGTGTGTCTCAGTGCCCCA ctcattTTGTGGTGGATGGTAGCTCCTGCGTGAGCGCCTGTCCGTCAGACAAGATGGAGGTAGAGAAAGAAGGCCAGAGGAAGTGTGAGCTCTGCAGCGGACTTTGCCCAAAAG TGTGTGAAGGCACTGGTGCTGAAGACAGGCAGACTGTGGACTCAAGCAACATCAACAGCTTCATCAACTGCACCAAGATTCAGGGCAGCCTTCACTTCCTGGTCACGGGGATTATGGG agatgattttaaaaacatcCCACCACTTGATGCCAAAAATTTGGAAGTGTTCCGCACAGTCAGGGAAATAACAG atTTCTTAAACATCCAGTCCTGGCCCAAAGAGCTGAATGATCTGTCTGTTTTTTCGAGCCTCACTACCATTCAAGGGAGGACGCTCTACAA CCATTTTTCTCTGACGGTCATGCGTGTCCCCACTCTTACCTCACTGGGTCTGCGCTCTCTAAAAGAAATCAGTGACGGCAGCATGTACATCAGTCTGAACAGCAATCTCTGCTACCACCACACTGTAAACTGGACGCAGCTGTTCAGAGGCCGCCGAGTTCGAGGCAACAACCTCAGCAACAACAAGCCATTGGCAGAGTGTG TTGCAGAAGGCCACGTGTGTGATCAGCTATGTTCAGACGCAGGATGCTGGGGCCCAGGGCCTGAACAGTGTCTTTCCTGTAGGAACTACAGTCGAGATGGCACATGTGTGCACAGCTGTCATTTTTACAACGG GGCACCAAGGGAATTTGCAGGTCCGGATGGCGAGTGTACCGCCTGTCATTCAGAATGCAAGGCTCAGAGTGGGAAAGTCACCTGTACTGGACCG GGTTCAGATGATTGTGTGGCTTGTGCCAGCTTTCAAGATGGTCCTTTCTGCATGTCCTCTTGTCCCACTGGGATAAATGATGGACAGAAGGGACTCATTTTCAAATACCCCAACAGGAAGGGTCATTGTCAACCGTGTCACCACAACTGCACACAGGG atgcATTGGCCCGGGATTAAAGGACTGTTTAGAGACAGCCAGACTGGCAGTTAGTAG TGGTCAGATCACAGGCATAGCCTTGGGTGTCCCAGCTGGCTTAATTTTCTGCCTGGTGTTGTTTTTCCTGGGCATGCTTTACCACAGAGGACTTGCCATCCGTCGCAAGAGGGCTATGAGGAGGTACCTGGAGAGCGGAGAG AGCTTTGAGCCGCTGGGTCCTGGAGAGAAAGGCACCAAGGTTCATGCCCGCCTTCTGAGGCCCTCAGAGCTGAAAAAAGCTAAATCCCTTGGCGTTGGTGTTTTTGGCACTGTGCACAAG GGCTTTTGGACTCCAGAAGGAGAGACGGTAAAAATACCCGTTGCCATTAAGACAATCCAGGATAGCTCCGGTCGACAAACTTTCACTGAGATTACTGAT CATATGCTCTCCATGGGCAGCTTAGACCACCCTTACATCGTTAGGCTGCTGGGCATCTGCCCAGGTGCCAGTCTGCAACTGGTAACCCAGCTCAGTCCACAAGGTTCACTGCTGGAGCACATCAGGCAAAAGAAGAACAGCCTGGACCCCCAGCTCCTGCTCAACTGGTGTGTGCAGATTGCAAAG GGCATGTACTATCTGGAAGAGCACTGCATGGTCCACAGGAATCTGGCTGCACGCAACATCTTACTGAAAAATGACTATCAGGTCCAGATCTCCGACTACGGCGTAGCAGACCTCCTTTACCCTGATGACAAGAAATACGTCTACACAGACACAAAG aCACCAATAAAATGGATGGCACTCGAAAGCATCTTGTTTCGAAGATATACTCATCAGAGTGATGTCTGGAGTTATG GGGTGACAGTGTGGGAGATTATGTCATTTGGGGCGGAGCCATATGCATCCGTGTCGCCTCAGGAAGTGCCAGGTCTGCTGGAGAAGGGCGAGCGTCTGTCACAGCCCCACATCTGTACTATAGATGTCTACATGGTCATGGTGAAAT GCTGGATGATTGATGAAAATATAAGGCCAACCTTCAAAGAACTGGCCAGTGACTTCACTCGCATGGCGAGGGACCCACCAAGATACCTTGTCATCAAG CTGGAAGGAGAAGAACCTGTCTCAGATGCAACCCATCGAAGGGAGTCAGAGCGAGGACTTCTGGATGCAGGTTTAGAAGAGCAAGATGAGGAGGGACTGGAGGATGGTCTGGTTACACCTCCTCTTCAGCACTCGCCGTCTTGGAGTGTGTCTCGTTCTCGGATTAATTCGTGCAGG agTGGCACATATCAGCCGGGACCTATAGGATACCTGCCAATGACCACAAGCCCAGCAGACAGCTTCCGCCAg CTGTGGTTTCACAGGTCTCGTCTGAGCTCAGTCCGGACTCTGCCTGAGAGGTTAGAGTTCAGGGGGATTAGCAGAGAGGCAGAGGTGCATGAGGAAGGCTTACGGACGGGGAGTCTTCACAGGGCCAGGATTGACTCAGAGAGGAGTAATCGTCGTGTGCCGATCAGCCAACAAAGGAAACTTTCAACAGCCTCCAGTCCACCCTCGTACAAGGTGTGGAcggcagaggaagaggaggaggtggacaGCTATGGCTATGTCCTACCTGGCTCACCTAGTACACCAGAAAGAG TTCAAGTCTCTAGAATTTCTCATTCTGGCCAAAGAAACTCAAGGCTCAAGGATAACCTGCTTTTTATGGTGATAAATCCCACCAAGGAATATGAAATCATGAACATGGAGGAGAGCGCTCCTCCTCGCTTGGCCAGCAGCATTTCAAGACAGGAAGATGACCCCACTGTGGGGATTTGCTGCAAAACCCCACCCTTACCCTCCCCAACATTCAGGGCTCTGTTACCCATAGAGGACATAGCACACAAAGAAACTCTGCCACCAGACTCAGCTGTAAGGAGGAATACAGTTCATGAGGCTTGTGAAGGAACTGCAGAAGAGCGAATAAACTCAGCAGAGAAACATCCACTCACTAGTGACATCACTAGTGATATCAGAGCTGTGGATGACCCAGGAGAGCCAGCCCAAGGGAATGGCAGGTATGAATACATGGACATCAGGCACTCTGACTCTACAGAGGGAGATGAATCATCACAGGAGAGACGTGGGAGTCAAACATCTGCAAAGAGTGCAGCAGAAGAACAGGAAATACACCAAACAGTGGAGGTGTTGAAAAAGGAgcacaaagaggaagaggaaacgGAGGAAACCCAGAACACAAACAAGAAAGCCACTCTAAGCAGTACGGCCATGCCCAGGCCAGATGTGCTGAAAGCTGGGGGAGAAAAGGTGGAGGAGTATGAGGAGATGAACAGATTTGGGGTGGTGCCCAGCAGATGTAAGGAAGCAGAATACCAGAACCTCCCAGTAAAGGGGAGGGTTATTTGTGAGGAGATGGGCAGTGGCAGGTGCACAGAGATTGGGGAATATATCAAGGTGTGCGCTGGTGTGGGGGAACCTGCAAGCAACACATCATTCGACAACCCAGACTACTGGCACAGCAGGCTGTTCCTCAAACCAGATGCTGTGCGCACCTAA
- the erbb3b gene encoding receptor tyrosine-protein kinase erbB-3b isoform X2 has product MEQWRVILLGVILSWRLRTSSQTHEVCPGTQNGLSSTGSQENQYNLIRNRYYGCEIVMGNLEITQIESNWDFSFLKRIREVTGYVLIAMNHFQEIPLGQLRVIRGNSLYERRFALSIFLNYPKDGSNGLQQLGLANLTEILEGGVQIINNKYLSYGPWIFWQDIVRDSSAPIDIKYNGKKGPCHKSCGDYCWGPNEKQCQILTKTVCAPQCNGRCFGTSPRDCCHIECAAGCKGPQDVDCFACRHFNDSGACVPQCPRALIYNKQTFQMETNPNAKYQYGSICVSQCPTHFVVDGSSCVSACPSDKMEVEKEGQRKCELCSGLCPKVCEGTGAEDRQTVDSSNINSFINCTKIQGSLHFLVTGIMGDDFKNIPPLDAKNLEVFRTVREITDFLNIQSWPKELNDLSVFSSLTTIQGRTLYNHFSLTVMRVPTLTSLGLRSLKEISDGSMYISLNSNLCYHHTVNWTQLFRGRRVRGNNLSNNKPLAECVAEGHVCDQLCSDAGCWGPGPEQCLSCRNYSRDGTCVHSCHFYNGAPREFAGPDGECTACHSECKAQSGKVTCTGPGSDDCVACASFQDGPFCMSSCPTGINDGQKGLIFKYPNRKGHCQPCHHNCTQGCIGPGLKDCLETARLAVSSGQITGIALGVPAGLIFCLVLFFLGMLYHRGLAIRRKRAMRRYLESGESFEPLGPGEKGTKVHARLLRPSELKKAKSLGVGVFGTVHKGFWTPEGETVKIPVAIKTIQDSSGRQTFTEITDHMLSMGSLDHPYIVRLLGICPGASLQLVTQLSPQGSLLEHIRQKKNSLDPQLLLNWCVQIAKGMYYLEEHCMVHRNLAARNILLKNDYQVQISDYGVADLLYPDDKKYVYTDTKVVTPIKWMALESILFRRYTHQSDVWSYGVTVWEIMSFGAEPYASVSPQEVPGLLEKGERLSQPHICTIDVYMVMVKCWMIDENIRPTFKELASDFTRMARDPPRYLVIKLEGEEPVSDATHRRESERGLLDAGLEEQDEEGLEDGLVTPPLQHSPSWSVSRSRINSCRSGTYQPGPIGYLPMTTSPADSFRQLWFHRSRLSSVRTLPERLEFRGISREAEVHEEGLRTGSLHRARIDSERSNRRVPISQQRKLSTASSPPSYKVWTAEEEEEVDSYGYVLPGSPSTPERVQVSRISHSGQRNSRLKDNLLFMVINPTKEYEIMNMEESAPPRLASSISRQEDDPTVGICCKTPPLPSPTFRALLPIEDIAHKETLPPDSAVRRNTVHEACEGTAEERINSAEKHPLTSDITSDIRAVDDPGEPAQGNGRYEYMDIRHSDSTEGDESSQERRGSQTSAKSAAEEQEIHQTVEVLKKEHKEEEETEETQNTNKKATLSSTAMPRPDVLKAGGEKVEEYEEMNRFGVVPSRCKEAEYQNLPVKGRVICEEMGSGRCTEIGEYIKVCAGVGEPASNTSFDNPDYWHSRLFLKPDAVRT; this is encoded by the exons ATGGAGCAGTGGCGAGTCATTTTACTGGGAGTGATTTTATCTTGGAGGCTTCGAACATCATCTCAAACGCATGAAG TGTGTCCAGGGACGCAGAATGGACTCAGTTCCACGGGCTCTCAGGAGAACCAGTACAATCTGATTAGAAACCGGTATTATGGCTGTGAGATTGTAATGGGAAACCTGGAGATCACACAGATTGAGAGTAACTGGGACTTCTCCTTCCTCAAG AGAATCCGTGAGGTGACTGGCTATGTCCTCATTGCTATGAACCACTTTCAAGAGATTCCTCTGGGCCAACTGCGCGTCATCAGAGGAAACAGCCTGTATGAAAGACGTTTTGCTCTATCGATCTTCCTCAACTACCCCAAGGACGGCTCCAACGGCCTACAACAGCTGGGACTCGCAAACCTGACGG AGATTCTGGAGGGAGGGGTGCAGATTATCAATAACAAATACCTGAGTTATGGTCCCTGGATCTTCTGGCAGGATATTGTCCGGGACAGCAGCGCTCCTATTGATATCAAATACAATGGAAAGAAAG GCCCATGCCATAAATCTTGCGGAGATTATTGCTGGGGACCAAACGAAAAGCAATGCCAGATCT TGACTAAGACGGTGTGCGCTCCACAGTGTAACGGCCGCTGCTTTGGCACAAGCCCGAGGGACTGCTGTCACATAGAGTGTGCAGCAGGATGTAAAGGCCCCCAAGATGTGGACTGTTTT GCATGTCGTCACTTCAATGACTCCGGAGCCTGTGTGCCACAGTGTCCCCGGGCTCTGATCTATAACAAGCAGACGTTTCAAATGGAAACCAACCCTAATGCCAAGTACCAATACGGATCCATCTGTGTGTCTCAGTGCCCCA ctcattTTGTGGTGGATGGTAGCTCCTGCGTGAGCGCCTGTCCGTCAGACAAGATGGAGGTAGAGAAAGAAGGCCAGAGGAAGTGTGAGCTCTGCAGCGGACTTTGCCCAAAAG TGTGTGAAGGCACTGGTGCTGAAGACAGGCAGACTGTGGACTCAAGCAACATCAACAGCTTCATCAACTGCACCAAGATTCAGGGCAGCCTTCACTTCCTGGTCACGGGGATTATGGG agatgattttaaaaacatcCCACCACTTGATGCCAAAAATTTGGAAGTGTTCCGCACAGTCAGGGAAATAACAG atTTCTTAAACATCCAGTCCTGGCCCAAAGAGCTGAATGATCTGTCTGTTTTTTCGAGCCTCACTACCATTCAAGGGAGGACGCTCTACAA CCATTTTTCTCTGACGGTCATGCGTGTCCCCACTCTTACCTCACTGGGTCTGCGCTCTCTAAAAGAAATCAGTGACGGCAGCATGTACATCAGTCTGAACAGCAATCTCTGCTACCACCACACTGTAAACTGGACGCAGCTGTTCAGAGGCCGCCGAGTTCGAGGCAACAACCTCAGCAACAACAAGCCATTGGCAGAGTGTG TTGCAGAAGGCCACGTGTGTGATCAGCTATGTTCAGACGCAGGATGCTGGGGCCCAGGGCCTGAACAGTGTCTTTCCTGTAGGAACTACAGTCGAGATGGCACATGTGTGCACAGCTGTCATTTTTACAACGG GGCACCAAGGGAATTTGCAGGTCCGGATGGCGAGTGTACCGCCTGTCATTCAGAATGCAAGGCTCAGAGTGGGAAAGTCACCTGTACTGGACCG GGTTCAGATGATTGTGTGGCTTGTGCCAGCTTTCAAGATGGTCCTTTCTGCATGTCCTCTTGTCCCACTGGGATAAATGATGGACAGAAGGGACTCATTTTCAAATACCCCAACAGGAAGGGTCATTGTCAACCGTGTCACCACAACTGCACACAGGG atgcATTGGCCCGGGATTAAAGGACTGTTTAGAGACAGCCAGACTGGCAGTTAGTAG TGGTCAGATCACAGGCATAGCCTTGGGTGTCCCAGCTGGCTTAATTTTCTGCCTGGTGTTGTTTTTCCTGGGCATGCTTTACCACAGAGGACTTGCCATCCGTCGCAAGAGGGCTATGAGGAGGTACCTGGAGAGCGGAGAG AGCTTTGAGCCGCTGGGTCCTGGAGAGAAAGGCACCAAGGTTCATGCCCGCCTTCTGAGGCCCTCAGAGCTGAAAAAAGCTAAATCCCTTGGCGTTGGTGTTTTTGGCACTGTGCACAAG GGCTTTTGGACTCCAGAAGGAGAGACGGTAAAAATACCCGTTGCCATTAAGACAATCCAGGATAGCTCCGGTCGACAAACTTTCACTGAGATTACTGAT CATATGCTCTCCATGGGCAGCTTAGACCACCCTTACATCGTTAGGCTGCTGGGCATCTGCCCAGGTGCCAGTCTGCAACTGGTAACCCAGCTCAGTCCACAAGGTTCACTGCTGGAGCACATCAGGCAAAAGAAGAACAGCCTGGACCCCCAGCTCCTGCTCAACTGGTGTGTGCAGATTGCAAAG GGCATGTACTATCTGGAAGAGCACTGCATGGTCCACAGGAATCTGGCTGCACGCAACATCTTACTGAAAAATGACTATCAGGTCCAGATCTCCGACTACGGCGTAGCAGACCTCCTTTACCCTGATGACAAGAAATACGTCTACACAGACACAAAGGTTGTT aCACCAATAAAATGGATGGCACTCGAAAGCATCTTGTTTCGAAGATATACTCATCAGAGTGATGTCTGGAGTTATG GGGTGACAGTGTGGGAGATTATGTCATTTGGGGCGGAGCCATATGCATCCGTGTCGCCTCAGGAAGTGCCAGGTCTGCTGGAGAAGGGCGAGCGTCTGTCACAGCCCCACATCTGTACTATAGATGTCTACATGGTCATGGTGAAAT GCTGGATGATTGATGAAAATATAAGGCCAACCTTCAAAGAACTGGCCAGTGACTTCACTCGCATGGCGAGGGACCCACCAAGATACCTTGTCATCAAG CTGGAAGGAGAAGAACCTGTCTCAGATGCAACCCATCGAAGGGAGTCAGAGCGAGGACTTCTGGATGCAGGTTTAGAAGAGCAAGATGAGGAGGGACTGGAGGATGGTCTGGTTACACCTCCTCTTCAGCACTCGCCGTCTTGGAGTGTGTCTCGTTCTCGGATTAATTCGTGCAGG agTGGCACATATCAGCCGGGACCTATAGGATACCTGCCAATGACCACAAGCCCAGCAGACAGCTTCCGCCAg CTGTGGTTTCACAGGTCTCGTCTGAGCTCAGTCCGGACTCTGCCTGAGAGGTTAGAGTTCAGGGGGATTAGCAGAGAGGCAGAGGTGCATGAGGAAGGCTTACGGACGGGGAGTCTTCACAGGGCCAGGATTGACTCAGAGAGGAGTAATCGTCGTGTGCCGATCAGCCAACAAAGGAAACTTTCAACAGCCTCCAGTCCACCCTCGTACAAGGTGTGGAcggcagaggaagaggaggaggtggacaGCTATGGCTATGTCCTACCTGGCTCACCTAGTACACCAGAAAGAG TTCAAGTCTCTAGAATTTCTCATTCTGGCCAAAGAAACTCAAGGCTCAAGGATAACCTGCTTTTTATGGTGATAAATCCCACCAAGGAATATGAAATCATGAACATGGAGGAGAGCGCTCCTCCTCGCTTGGCCAGCAGCATTTCAAGACAGGAAGATGACCCCACTGTGGGGATTTGCTGCAAAACCCCACCCTTACCCTCCCCAACATTCAGGGCTCTGTTACCCATAGAGGACATAGCACACAAAGAAACTCTGCCACCAGACTCAGCTGTAAGGAGGAATACAGTTCATGAGGCTTGTGAAGGAACTGCAGAAGAGCGAATAAACTCAGCAGAGAAACATCCACTCACTAGTGACATCACTAGTGATATCAGAGCTGTGGATGACCCAGGAGAGCCAGCCCAAGGGAATGGCAGGTATGAATACATGGACATCAGGCACTCTGACTCTACAGAGGGAGATGAATCATCACAGGAGAGACGTGGGAGTCAAACATCTGCAAAGAGTGCAGCAGAAGAACAGGAAATACACCAAACAGTGGAGGTGTTGAAAAAGGAgcacaaagaggaagaggaaacgGAGGAAACCCAGAACACAAACAAGAAAGCCACTCTAAGCAGTACGGCCATGCCCAGGCCAGATGTGCTGAAAGCTGGGGGAGAAAAGGTGGAGGAGTATGAGGAGATGAACAGATTTGGGGTGGTGCCCAGCAGATGTAAGGAAGCAGAATACCAGAACCTCCCAGTAAAGGGGAGGGTTATTTGTGAGGAGATGGGCAGTGGCAGGTGCACAGAGATTGGGGAATATATCAAGGTGTGCGCTGGTGTGGGGGAACCTGCAAGCAACACATCATTCGACAACCCAGACTACTGGCACAGCAGGCTGTTCCTCAAACCAGATGCTGTGCGCACCTAA